The nucleotide window CATATCTGCGATATATGAGTGAGGTTGATATCCAGATTGCGCACTTGGTAGCGCATTTTTTCTTCCCAATGAGTGCATCACCTGAATCTTCTTTTCAAGCAAAACAGAGAGTGATTGCGCGATAACTGTATTCATCACTTGCGATCCTTGAGATCCACCAACAACTAAGACCAGCGGCATTGCATCATCAAAGCCCAATGTTCTCTTTGCCGTGCTTCGCACCAGGTTCCAATCTGAATGAGAAGTTGTAATGATCTCTGTGATCGAACTCTTTAGTGGCATTCCAGTAATTAATGCACCACTAAAAGCACCGCGTTGCACGGGCGTTGAAACAGCTAGGGCTGATGTGAAACGAGTTCCTAAGCGATTGGCAATACCAGGTCGAGCATTTGCCTCATGAATAACAATTGGAACACCAGTTGATTTTGCCGCCAAATACGAAGCTGCACTGACATAGCCACCAAAGCCAATGAGAAGTGATGACCCTTTGATAATTGAGCGCGCCTGCATCACAGCCTGCAACAAATGTAAGGGCAATAAAAGAAGACCAGGTGAAAATCTGCGAGCAAGTACAACTTTTTTAATTGTTCGAAGAGTAAAACCTGCCGCCGGCACCAAGGATGTTTCTAATCCTTCTGAAGTTCCAATAAATATGCACTTATCTGCGGGGTTTTCTCTCATCCACTGCCCGGCAACTGCGAGAGCGGGTTCAACGTGACCAGCTGTTCCCCCGCCTGCAAAAATAATTGTTCTCATCGATTCTTTTCCAGATCTGCCATCGCAGCCGGATCACGCCTTGCTGCGCCCAAAACAAAACCTAGAGCTAAATACGTTGCAACAAGGGAAGAACCTCCGTATGAAATAAGGGGCAACGTAACGCCCACAACTGGAATCAATGATGTGGCAGAACCAATGTTCATAATTGTTTGAAATGTTATCCACGTACCGATTCCAGCGCATGCATACTTTGACATTGGATCACTTGCTCGAAGTGCAATTCTAAATATTGAAAAAATAAGTGCACTAAAGAGTAGAAGAATTACGAAAGTTCCGAATAAACCTAGTTCTTCTCCAATAACTGAAAAGATGAAGTCAGTATGTGCCTCAGCTAAATTGCCCCATTTTTGACGACTTGCACCAAGTCCCACACCAAAGAAACCACCACTTGCTAGGCCCAGCAAACTATGAGCTGGTTGCCACCCTGCATTTTTGTAATCTTCAGGTGCAAATGGATTAAACACTACGAGTAAACGTTGCGCGCGATATGGGGCCATCACAATTGCTAGTGCAATGAGAGAAAATCCTGCAGCCGTTACCGCGCCAAAGATTCTCCCCGAAACTCCTGAAACCCAGAGCAAACCAGCCAATATTGCCGCAAAGACTGCAGCCGTTCCTAAATCTCTTCCGAGCATAATTAAGCCCATTACCAATATGAAACCAGGAGTAATTAAGGCAAGAACATTAGTTCTATGAAGACCAGCATGTTCGCGGCTGGCCAGCATGTGAGCAGCCCACAAGATCATGAGCATTTTAACAATTTCACTCGGCTGAATATCTATAAAACCTAAGCTGATCCAATTTCGATTACCGTTAACTTCTTTTCCTACCCCCGGAATCGCAACAATTACTAAAACTATTCCCGAAAACAAGAAACCAAAGCGTGCTAATTTCTTCCATCGATCTAATTTTTGACGAGATGCTAGAAATCCAATTGGTATTGCGATTACGAGAAAAAATAACTGTCGACCAATGATTGAAAATGAATTACCCCTATTCTCAAGGGAGTAAATTGAAGAGGCTGAAAAAACCATAACTGCCCCAAGAATGCTCAAGGCTAGGGTTGACCACATCAACATCTTGTAAGAACTAGATGGCTTGGCTAAGAATTTTTGAGTTGTCTCATTCATCAGCGATCACCTTCTTAACTGCTTGCGCAAAACGATCGCCACGATCTGCGTAATTTATGAACTGATCCATAGATGCACACGCTGGTGCTAACAAAACAGTGTCTCCTTCAACTGCGAATTCACGTGCTGCCGCAACTACATCTTCCATCAAGGAGTTTTCTGTCGACCCAACCTGATATTGCGCAGGTGTATCAATTTCTAGAATCGCAATATGTGGCGCATTGTCGCGAAGCGCCTTTGCAATAATTGATTTGTCCTGGCCAATGAGCACGGCTGCTTTGATGCGCTTGCCGCAGCGCTTAACCAATTCATCCAAACCAGCGCCCTTGGCAAGGCCTCCAGCGATCCACACAACAGATAAGGCAGACATAATCGATGCACTGGCTGCGTGAGGATTTGTAGCCTTGGAGTCATCAATCCATGTAATACCGCCAGAGCTTAAAACTTGTTCAATGCGATGGCGCCCAGGAGTAAAAGTAGCAAGTGCACTTCTAATACTCTCGTGATTAACTCCTGCAGCCCTTGCTAGCCCTGCGGCAGCTAAAGCGTTTGAAACATTATGCGGAACGGTTGGTTGGATTTCCTTTAATTCACAAATCATCGCTGCTTCTTGTGGATCTGCCACAAATGCGCGGTCGACGAGAAGATCTTCTACAACTCCGATTTCACCTGGTGCTGGTGTATCTAAAGTGAAGAAAACTTTTCTACCCTTCCAGTGAACAGATCGTTTTATGACTTCTTCATCATCAGCATTGAGAATTCCAGTAGAGCTTGAATCTAAAAGAGAAATCTTTGTACGTGCATACTCTTGAAAATCTCCATGCCAATCAGTGTGATCATCTGCAATATTAAGAAGCGCACTGGCCGTGAATTGAGCGCTGCTCATCCAGTGAATTTGAAATGACGAGAGTTCAAGAACTAGAACATCGTAATTCTCTTTGCTCTCAACCGCATCAATCACGGTATCTCCAACGTTTCCGCATGCAATTGCGTGTAACCCACCTGCGCGCATGGCCGCGGCTGTCATTTCAACAGTGGTCGTTTTGCCATTTGTGCCAGTGACTGCAAACCATCGTTGATGCGGCGCTTGCTCTTGCTTAATCATCCACGCAAGATCGATTTCATTGGTGATTTCCACGCCTGCTTCAACTAATTTATGAATTAATGGATGAGTTGGTTTCCACCCAGGTGAAACCACTGCCATTTCCCACTGGCTAATATCGACATCATCGCTTAACAGAGTGCTAAAGGCGCTATCTTCAATCTTTTTGTCATCGGCGATTGCAATAGTGGCACCACGCCTGGTTAAAGAATTTGCCAAAGCAGTTCCGGTTACGCCACCACCCAAAATTAGTATTTTGCTCTTCGAGAAATTAAGTGCCATCGCAAACTTCTTAAACACTTACCCATTGTGCATAAAACAGACCTAATCCAAGGGCGACGCTTAATCCAGCAATAATCCAAAAGCGAATAACAATTGTCACTTCTCCCCAGCCGATTAATTCAAAGTGATGTTGCAAAGGAGCCATTTTAAAGACGCGCTTACCACCAGAGATTTTGAAATAGAGTGTTTGAATAATTACTGACATAGTAATAATTACGAATAATCCACCTAGTGGAATGAGAAGTAACTCCACACGCAAAGTGGCTGCAAGTCCAGCAAGGGCGCCACCGAGTGCCAATGAACCGGTGTCACCCATAAAAATTCGTGCAGGAGATGCGTTCCACCATAAAAATCCTGTGCACGAACCAGCAAAGGCTGCTGCGAGAACTGCAAGATCTAGTGGATCTCGAACCGCATAACAATTAGTTGTTGTAACAAGCACGCAGCTCTGTCCAAATTCCCAGACTCCGATTAATACAAATGCTAAGAAAGTCATGACAGATGCACCGCTTGCTAAGCCATCTAGTCCGTCTGTCAGATTAACTCCATTGCTAGTGGCTGTAACCATCAACGCAATCCACAAAACAACGAGTACTGGTCCCAGAACTATTGAAGTTTCTCTCACCGTAGATAAGTTAAGTGAGATTGGTGTTAGTCCACCTAGGTCTGCGAATTGAATACCTAGGTATCCAAAGAGAGCTGCAATGCTGGCTTGTGCAAGTAGTTTTTGTCGGCCACTGAGTCCGAGAGATTGTTTGCGAGAAATTTTGAGGTAATCATCAAGAAAGCCAATAAATCCCAGTGCAACAACTAGACCTAGAACGAGTAACGCTGACACTGTTGGCGGGCGACCGGAGAACAGATGCGCAACTGCATATGCAACGATCGCTGCAACAATGATGATGATTCCGCCCATTGTTGGAGTCCCACGTTTTGTGTGGTGAGAAGTTGGGCCATCGTCTCTAATTACTTGACCGAAACCACGCTTTGCCAAAAAACGAATAAGAAGTGGAGTGCCAAAGAGTGAAAACAGAAGAGCGAATGCACCTGCAATGAGAATAACTTTCACTTCTTATCCTCTCCGCGCTTTTCTTTCCACAAATCTTCTATTCCTTGGCTAAGTGTTTCAAAGTGCTCAGATCGTGAAGCCTTCACAAGTACGGCATCCCCCGGTTCACAATGCGACACGAGTGAGAGTGCTTGTGAGATGTCATCGCAGTAATGAAGCGTAGTAGCACTGTGTGCCGGAATGCCCTCTGCAAATGCTCGTGTTCCGATGCTCACAAGGTGGTCGATGCCAAGTTCGTGTGCATGTGCTGCAACGGATGCATGAAGGGCGTTACTTTCAGATCCCAGTTCGTGCATCTGACCTAAAAATGCCCACGAGGATCCACCGCTTTCTTGAGTGAACAAAACTAAAGAATCTAGTGCCGCATTCATAGATTCTGGATTTGCATTGTATGAATCATTAATAATCAATAAATCTTCAACATCGCTAACTTGCATGCGCCACTTACTCGCAAGATCTGCAGTAGATAAACCACTAGCAATTACTTCTATGGAAATTTCAAGTGCTGTACACACAGCCGCTGCGGCCAATGCATTTGAAATCTGATGAGCACCAATTAAACGCATTCCAACTGCGTCCCGACCATCTGGTGTCACAAGATCAAAATGTGGACGTGCTTCTCTCATTTCAACATCGGCTGCGCGAACATCATCGCGAGAACCCTGACCAAAGTAAATAACTCTTCCGGAGTGAAGTGAGTTCATTGCTTTTGTATATGGATCATAAGTTCCAAGTACTGCCACTGCATCTGGTCCAAGCCCTGCAATCAGTTCGCTCTTTGTTTGAGCAATTTTTTCAACACTTCCAAATTCACCTAAGTGCGCTGTGCCCACGCGCAATACAACTCCAACATTTGGTTTTGCCATCTCACATAACGCTGCAATATCGCCTTGGTGGCGGGCGCCCATTTCAAGAATGCAATATTTAGTCTGCTCATCACATGCAAGCAGTGTGATTGGAGCGCCTAATTCATTATTAAAAGATGCTTTAGTCCACACGCACTCTGCCCGGCTAGAAAGAATCGATGCTAATAAATCCTTTGTAGTTGTTTTTCCACTAGAGCCCGTAATCGCAATAACTTTAAGTTCTGGTAATTGCTTGCGAACATAGCTTGCTAAAGCGCGCACAGCGATTAGCACATCAGAGACAACCACTCCATTTCCTGGCACTTCACGAGTTGTTAGGCACCCTGTAGCACCACGTGATTGAGCATCATCGGTGAAACTGTGACCATCAGATGATTGGCCAACGAGAGCTAAAAAGAGTGAACCTTTACTCACTTCGCGCGAATCAAAGACTGGTGCCGCAGATATAACTTTGGAGGAATCACCAAATGTTTTTCCCCCAACGATTTTCGCTATTTGCTCGAGAGTAAGTGCAATCATTTCTTGCCCTCGATTGCGTGTGCTAAAACCAATCGATCATCAAATGGATGAACTACGCCTGAAATTTCTTGACCACGCTCATGACCTTTACCCAGCACAATCACAACATCTCCTGGTTGGGCTAAATTGATGGCTAATTTAATTGCTTCTGCTCGGTCTTGAACAATTGCACTTGGCTCTGAAATTTTTAATCCTTGCGTCATCTGTTCAAGGATTGTCTCTGGATTTTCAGAGCGTGGATTATCACTAGTAAAGATTGCAACGTCGCTGCGAAGAGATAGTTCTTGACCCATGGCGCTGCGCTTGGAGCTATCTCTATCTCCGCCGCAACCAAGAACAGCGATAACTTTCTTATCCGTCATCTCGCGCGCAGCAGCTAATACTCGCGCAACAGCGTCAGGACTATGGGCATAATCAACAAGTGCAGTGAAGTTTTGACCCAAGCTCACAGATTCGAGGCGACCAACAGCGCCAACTAAATGTGGAATCAGCGTTGCAATATCTATGGGGTCAATACCTGAATCAACACACATTGCAACAGCCATGAGTAAGTTATCAAAGTTAAAGCCCCCACGAAGTGTGGTGCGGCTATCGATTAAAACTCCACCAACACCTCTAATTGAGATGTCGCTATATTGAATTCCATTTTCAATTCGTGTGTAGTGCCACGTTGCGTTCTCATTAAAGCGCGAGAGAGTCTGCACTGGCAGCTCTGTAGTGGCAGCCAAAATTTGACCATATGAATCATCAATGTTGATGAATGCATGATCTGCATATTCAAAGGTAAATAACTTTGACTTAGCTGCGAAGTATTCATCCATAGTTCCGTGAAAATCTAAGTGATCTTGTGAGAGGTTAGTAAATCCAACTGCTGCAAAATAGCTTCCGCGAACCCGCTCTAAAGAGATTGCATGGCTTGAAACTTCCATCACCAAATTACGGCAATGACGCTCACGCATGGTCGCAACTAATGACTGAAGTTCTGTCGCCTCAGGAGTTGTGCGAGTACTAGATAGAACTTCACTGCCAATACGAGTT belongs to Candidatus Planktophila limnetica and includes:
- a CDS encoding UDP-N-acetylmuramoyl-tripeptide--D-alanyl-D-alanine ligase; this translates as MIALTLEQIAKIVGGKTFGDSSKVISAAPVFDSREVSKGSLFLALVGQSSDGHSFTDDAQSRGATGCLTTREVPGNGVVVSDVLIAVRALASYVRKQLPELKVIAITGSSGKTTTKDLLASILSSRAECVWTKASFNNELGAPITLLACDEQTKYCILEMGARHQGDIAALCEMAKPNVGVVLRVGTAHLGEFGSVEKIAQTKSELIAGLGPDAVAVLGTYDPYTKAMNSLHSGRVIYFGQGSRDDVRAADVEMREARPHFDLVTPDGRDAVGMRLIGAHQISNALAAAAVCTALEISIEVIASGLSTADLASKWRMQVSDVEDLLIINDSYNANPESMNAALDSLVLFTQESGGSSWAFLGQMHELGSESNALHASVAAHAHELGIDHLVSIGTRAFAEGIPAHSATTLHYCDDISQALSLVSHCEPGDAVLVKASRSEHFETLSQGIEDLWKEKRGEDKK
- the mraY gene encoding phospho-N-acetylmuramoyl-pentapeptide-transferase translates to MKVILIAGAFALLFSLFGTPLLIRFLAKRGFGQVIRDDGPTSHHTKRGTPTMGGIIIIVAAIVAYAVAHLFSGRPPTVSALLVLGLVVALGFIGFLDDYLKISRKQSLGLSGRQKLLAQASIAALFGYLGIQFADLGGLTPISLNLSTVRETSIVLGPVLVVLWIALMVTATSNGVNLTDGLDGLASGASVMTFLAFVLIGVWEFGQSCVLVTTTNCYAVRDPLDLAVLAAAFAGSCTGFLWWNASPARIFMGDTGSLALGGALAGLAATLRVELLLIPLGGLFVIITMSVIIQTLYFKISGGKRVFKMAPLQHHFELIGWGEVTIVIRFWIIAGLSVALGLGLFYAQWVSV
- a CDS encoding UDP-N-acetylmuramoyl-L-alanyl-D-glutamate--2,6-diaminopimelate ligase; translation: MIRPLIQSQRSLSSVLSIINASTELSASDLEKIAVTGISTSSSDIEPGDIFCAFAGAKVHGATFAKDAKKSGAVAVLTDAQGAKLIKELPVITVANPRKSAGLLSSWFYGEPMRDLFSIGITGTNGKTTVSTLCHQIFQSAGQETGLIGTVETRIGSEVLSSTRTTPEATELQSLVATMRERHCRNLVMEVSSHAISLERVRGSYFAAVGFTNLSQDHLDFHGTMDEYFAAKSKLFTFEYADHAFINIDDSYGQILAATTELPVQTLSRFNENATWHYTRIENGIQYSDISIRGVGGVLIDSRTTLRGGFNFDNLLMAVAMCVDSGIDPIDIATLIPHLVGAVGRLESVSLGQNFTALVDYAHSPDAVARVLAAAREMTDKKVIAVLGCGGDRDSSKRSAMGQELSLRSDVAIFTSDNPRSENPETILEQMTQGLKISEPSAIVQDRAEAIKLAINLAQPGDVVIVLGKGHERGQEISGVVHPFDDRLVLAHAIEGKK
- the murD gene encoding UDP-N-acetylmuramoyl-L-alanine--D-glutamate ligase; this encodes MFKKFAMALNFSKSKILILGGGVTGTALANSLTRRGATIAIADDKKIEDSAFSTLLSDDVDISQWEMAVVSPGWKPTHPLIHKLVEAGVEITNEIDLAWMIKQEQAPHQRWFAVTGTNGKTTTVEMTAAAMRAGGLHAIACGNVGDTVIDAVESKENYDVLVLELSSFQIHWMSSAQFTASALLNIADDHTDWHGDFQEYARTKISLLDSSSTGILNADDEEVIKRSVHWKGRKVFFTLDTPAPGEIGVVEDLLVDRAFVADPQEAAMICELKEIQPTVPHNVSNALAAAGLARAAGVNHESIRSALATFTPGRHRIEQVLSSGGITWIDDSKATNPHAASASIMSALSVVWIAGGLAKGAGLDELVKRCGKRIKAAVLIGQDKSIIAKALRDNAPHIAILEIDTPAQYQVGSTENSLMEDVVAAAREFAVEGDTVLLAPACASMDQFINYADRGDRFAQAVKKVIADE
- a CDS encoding UDP-N-acetylglucosamine--N-acetylmuramyl-(pentapeptide) pyrophosphoryl-undecaprenol N-acetylglucosamine transferase; its protein translation is MRTIIFAGGGTAGHVEPALAVAGQWMRENPADKCIFIGTSEGLETSLVPAAGFTLRTIKKVVLARRFSPGLLLLPLHLLQAVMQARSIIKGSSLLIGFGGYVSAASYLAAKSTGVPIVIHEANARPGIANRLGTRFTSALAVSTPVQRGAFSGALITGMPLKSSITEIITTSHSDWNLVRSTAKRTLGFDDAMPLVLVVGGSQGSQVMNTVIAQSLSVLLEKKIQVMHSLGRKNALPSAQSGYQPHSYIADMATAYLAADVVISRSGAVTCSEFEALGKFALFIPLAIGNGEQLPNAQHLADLGRARVISQKEFTSSWLIANIDSLLASSHARGAQVSTVNSTAHEKITALMQNVLSSH
- the ftsW gene encoding putative lipid II flippase FtsW; the encoded protein is MNETTQKFLAKPSSSYKMLMWSTLALSILGAVMVFSASSIYSLENRGNSFSIIGRQLFFLVIAIPIGFLASRQKLDRWKKLARFGFLFSGIVLVIVAIPGVGKEVNGNRNWISLGFIDIQPSEIVKMLMILWAAHMLASREHAGLHRTNVLALITPGFILVMGLIMLGRDLGTAAVFAAILAGLLWVSGVSGRIFGAVTAAGFSLIALAIVMAPYRAQRLLVVFNPFAPEDYKNAGWQPAHSLLGLASGGFFGVGLGASRQKWGNLAEAHTDFIFSVIGEELGLFGTFVILLLFSALIFSIFRIALRASDPMSKYACAGIGTWITFQTIMNIGSATSLIPVVGVTLPLISYGGSSLVATYLALGFVLGAARRDPAAMADLEKNR